A portion of the Ficedula albicollis isolate OC2 chromosome 4, FicAlb1.5, whole genome shotgun sequence genome contains these proteins:
- the TXK gene encoding tyrosine-protein kinase TXK isoform X1: MFLFTDHTIQSVFCCCCTVQEREMRTKVNLDPDAVLVTQYSASQPDVSYESIWKCKQRKRQLQFKNKPLPPLPAEAFEDYTKKPRVTALYDFFARGPLDLPLKRSEEYIILEQYDPLWWKARDRHGNEGLIPSSYVTENKKSNLEKYKWYCRNINRSQAELLLHQKPKEGAFLVRDSSRQGLLTLSMYSRAKGSHNGDILHYQIKQNHLGQYYVAENYLFSSVPELIEYHQHNAAGLITRLRHPVGSDGCISPETARLSYEEWRLNPSELLFLKELGRGQFGVVYLGKWKETIKVAIKTINEGAMSEDDFMEEAKMMMKLSHPKLVQLYGVCTHHKPLYVVTEFMENGCLLNYLRQRRGKLGRDVLLRMCQDVCEGMEYLERNSFIHRDLAARNCLVNAEHVVKVSDFGMARYVIDDEYISSSGAKFPVKWSSPEVFHFKKYSSKSDVWSFGVLMWEVFTEGKMPFETKSNCEVVHEISQGNRLYRPRLASHPVYKVMYSCWHEKPEGRPTFAELTVTLTDLTEMT; this comes from the exons ATGTTCTTGTTCACAGATCACACCATCCagtctgttttctgctgctgctgcacagtgcAAGAAAG AGAAATGAGAACAAAAGTGAACCTGGACCCTGATGCTGTGCTGGTGACCCAGTACTCTGCCTCACAACCAGATGTTTCCTATGAATCTATTTGGAAGTGCAAG cagcgCAAGAGACAATTGCAATTTAAGAACAAGCCATtacctcctctgcctgctgaggCCTTCGAAGACTACACCAAGAAGCCCAGAGTTACTGCACTCTATGACTTCTTTGCTAGAGGCCCTTTAGATTTACCTCTCAAGAGGTCAGAAGAATACATCATCCTTGAACAGTATGATCCCCTCTGGTGGAAGGCAAGAGACCGACATGG GAATGAAGGTCTAATTCCCAGCAGCTATGttactgaaaacaagaaaagcaatttagaaaaatataa GTGGTACTGCAGAAACATAAACAGAAGCCAGGCAGAACTTCTTTTGCACCAGAAG CCCAAAGAAGGTGCGTTTCTTGTCAGAGATTCAAGCCGACAGGGTCTTCTTACGCTGTCCATGTATTCACGGGCTAAAGG AAGTCATAATGGAGACATTCTACATTatcaaattaaacaaaaccacTTGGGACAATATTATGTAGCAGAAAACTATCTCTTTTCATCTGTTCCTGAACTCATCGAGTATCATCAACACAATGCTGCAG GTCTTATCACACGTCTCCGACATCCAGTGGGATCAGATGGATGTATTTCACCAGAAACTGCAAGACTGAGTTATG AGGAGTGGAGATTAAACCCATCTGAACTGTTGTTCCTGAAAGAACTTGGGCGCGGGCAATTTGGAGTTGTTTATCTTGGTAAATGGAAAGAGACTATCAAGGTTGCAATCAAAACAATCAATGAAGGTGCAATGTCTGAAGATGATTTCATGGAGGAGGCCAAAATGATGAT GAAACTCTCCCACCCAAAGCTGGTCCAGCTTTACGGGGTGTGCACACATCACAAACCTCTCTACGTTGTGACTGAATTTATGGAAAACGGTTGCCTGCTCAATTACCTCCGGCAAAGGCGGGGGAAACTCGGCCGAGACGTTCTCCTGAGGATGTGCCAGGATGTTTGTGAAGGGATGGAATATCTGGAAAGAAATAGCTTCATTCACCGTGATTTA GCTGCAAGAAATTGTTTAGTCAATGCGGAGCATGTTGTTAAAGTGTCTGACTTCGGCATGGCAAG GTATGTCATTGATGATGAATATATCAGCTCTTCAGGTGCCAAGTTTCCAGTCAAATGGTCATCGCCTGAAgtctttcatttcaaaaaatatAGCAGCAAATCAGATGTCTGGTCATTTG GTGTACTGATGTGGGAAGTTTTCACAGAAGGCAAAATGCCTTTTGAAACCAAGTCAAATTGTGAAGTTGTCCATGAGATTTCTCAGGGTAACCGACTTTATCGACCGCGTTTGGCATCACATCCTGTGTACAAAGTCATGTACAGCTGCTGGCACGAG
- the TXK gene encoding tyrosine-protein kinase TXK isoform X2, with protein MFLFTDHTIQSVFCCCCTVQEREMRTKVNLDPDAVLVTQYSASQPDVSYESIWKCKRKRQLQFKNKPLPPLPAEAFEDYTKKPRVTALYDFFARGPLDLPLKRSEEYIILEQYDPLWWKARDRHGNEGLIPSSYVTENKKSNLEKYKWYCRNINRSQAELLLHQKPKEGAFLVRDSSRQGLLTLSMYSRAKGSHNGDILHYQIKQNHLGQYYVAENYLFSSVPELIEYHQHNAAGLITRLRHPVGSDGCISPETARLSYEEWRLNPSELLFLKELGRGQFGVVYLGKWKETIKVAIKTINEGAMSEDDFMEEAKMMMKLSHPKLVQLYGVCTHHKPLYVVTEFMENGCLLNYLRQRRGKLGRDVLLRMCQDVCEGMEYLERNSFIHRDLAARNCLVNAEHVVKVSDFGMARYVIDDEYISSSGAKFPVKWSSPEVFHFKKYSSKSDVWSFGVLMWEVFTEGKMPFETKSNCEVVHEISQGNRLYRPRLASHPVYKVMYSCWHEKPEGRPTFAELTVTLTDLTEMT; from the exons ATGTTCTTGTTCACAGATCACACCATCCagtctgttttctgctgctgctgcacagtgcAAGAAAG AGAAATGAGAACAAAAGTGAACCTGGACCCTGATGCTGTGCTGGTGACCCAGTACTCTGCCTCACAACCAGATGTTTCCTATGAATCTATTTGGAAGTGCAAG cgCAAGAGACAATTGCAATTTAAGAACAAGCCATtacctcctctgcctgctgaggCCTTCGAAGACTACACCAAGAAGCCCAGAGTTACTGCACTCTATGACTTCTTTGCTAGAGGCCCTTTAGATTTACCTCTCAAGAGGTCAGAAGAATACATCATCCTTGAACAGTATGATCCCCTCTGGTGGAAGGCAAGAGACCGACATGG GAATGAAGGTCTAATTCCCAGCAGCTATGttactgaaaacaagaaaagcaatttagaaaaatataa GTGGTACTGCAGAAACATAAACAGAAGCCAGGCAGAACTTCTTTTGCACCAGAAG CCCAAAGAAGGTGCGTTTCTTGTCAGAGATTCAAGCCGACAGGGTCTTCTTACGCTGTCCATGTATTCACGGGCTAAAGG AAGTCATAATGGAGACATTCTACATTatcaaattaaacaaaaccacTTGGGACAATATTATGTAGCAGAAAACTATCTCTTTTCATCTGTTCCTGAACTCATCGAGTATCATCAACACAATGCTGCAG GTCTTATCACACGTCTCCGACATCCAGTGGGATCAGATGGATGTATTTCACCAGAAACTGCAAGACTGAGTTATG AGGAGTGGAGATTAAACCCATCTGAACTGTTGTTCCTGAAAGAACTTGGGCGCGGGCAATTTGGAGTTGTTTATCTTGGTAAATGGAAAGAGACTATCAAGGTTGCAATCAAAACAATCAATGAAGGTGCAATGTCTGAAGATGATTTCATGGAGGAGGCCAAAATGATGAT GAAACTCTCCCACCCAAAGCTGGTCCAGCTTTACGGGGTGTGCACACATCACAAACCTCTCTACGTTGTGACTGAATTTATGGAAAACGGTTGCCTGCTCAATTACCTCCGGCAAAGGCGGGGGAAACTCGGCCGAGACGTTCTCCTGAGGATGTGCCAGGATGTTTGTGAAGGGATGGAATATCTGGAAAGAAATAGCTTCATTCACCGTGATTTA GCTGCAAGAAATTGTTTAGTCAATGCGGAGCATGTTGTTAAAGTGTCTGACTTCGGCATGGCAAG GTATGTCATTGATGATGAATATATCAGCTCTTCAGGTGCCAAGTTTCCAGTCAAATGGTCATCGCCTGAAgtctttcatttcaaaaaatatAGCAGCAAATCAGATGTCTGGTCATTTG GTGTACTGATGTGGGAAGTTTTCACAGAAGGCAAAATGCCTTTTGAAACCAAGTCAAATTGTGAAGTTGTCCATGAGATTTCTCAGGGTAACCGACTTTATCGACCGCGTTTGGCATCACATCCTGTGTACAAAGTCATGTACAGCTGCTGGCACGAG